From the genome of Candidatus Eremiobacteraceae bacterium, one region includes:
- a CDS encoding NHL repeat-containing protein, whose amino-acid sequence MRTTNLAAAIMVVTSVSTFGCGAAAIQDRSGSQHLPKEAAAMIPSWGPWSNIGAVTPMIYVATTLGPSIEGYPMNGDGIIAPLSDLRGGVTDLTSPGQIAIARGGLLYVANLSTSAVLIYPQGATGDESIFNAIAGGNTGLNGPAGVAFDSKGNLYVSNYNLNSICVFAANRYGNLTPIRKIIGSNTALDKPFGVTVNANDELVVANLGNNSVTVYRSNAAGNAKPTATIIGSSTGLLVPGFVAVDNIDEIYVTNNQANSITVFAPNASGNVSPLRTISGPMTELSSPLGIAVSPTGRIFVANSTPGYITSYAPGANGNVLPVTTIHAPNDGMPEAIGVAIF is encoded by the coding sequence ATGCGCACGACCAACCTCGCTGCAGCGATCATGGTGGTGACCTCCGTCTCAACATTCGGATGCGGCGCGGCGGCCATTCAAGATCGCTCCGGGTCTCAACATCTCCCCAAGGAAGCCGCGGCGATGATTCCGTCATGGGGGCCCTGGTCTAACATTGGAGCCGTGACTCCGATGATCTACGTCGCTACAACATTGGGCCCGTCAATCGAGGGATACCCTATGAACGGCGACGGCATCATCGCGCCGCTGAGTGATTTAAGAGGGGGAGTAACCGACCTCACTTCGCCGGGGCAGATCGCCATCGCGCGCGGTGGGCTTTTGTACGTCGCGAATCTCAGCACAAGTGCGGTACTTATCTACCCGCAAGGCGCGACGGGGGATGAATCCATATTCAACGCCATCGCTGGCGGTAACACGGGCTTGAATGGGCCTGCTGGGGTTGCGTTCGATTCGAAAGGCAACCTCTACGTCTCAAATTATAATCTCAATTCAATCTGCGTTTTCGCTGCGAATCGTTATGGCAACTTGACGCCAATCCGAAAGATCATCGGCTCCAACACCGCCCTCGACAAACCTTTTGGCGTGACCGTCAACGCCAACGACGAACTTGTCGTCGCGAACCTGGGCAATAATTCGGTGACCGTCTACCGATCAAACGCTGCCGGAAATGCCAAGCCGACGGCGACCATAATAGGCTCGTCAACTGGCTTGCTCGTTCCAGGCTTCGTCGCAGTTGACAATATCGACGAAATCTACGTTACGAATAACCAAGCAAACAGTATAACGGTCTTTGCGCCAAACGCCAGCGGGAACGTCAGTCCCCTGCGAACGATCTCGGGACCGATGACGGAACTCTCCTCTCCACTCGGAATCGCGGTGAGTCCCACCGGTCGCATCTTTGTAGCGAATTCGACCCCGGGTTACATCACTTCGTACGCACCAGGTGCGAACGGCAACGTTCTTCCGGTCACCACAATTCACGCTCCTAACGATGGAATGCCGGAAGCGATTGGCGTTGCGATATTCTAG
- a CDS encoding alpha/beta fold hydrolase codes for MRAREPDASGYVSRGAVSLYYEIFGTGSPTVLFLPTWSLVHSRVWKAQIPYFARHFRALTFDGRGNGKSSRPVEPAAYSRQEFADDAIAVMDATKTEKAIVVGFSMSGVDAAMLAADHPTRVAGVVFICPVSPFGEALPERKVSWNDELSSTDGWAKHNRHYWLRDYEGWLRFFAGKLFTEPHSTKQIEDIVGWGRETTPEILIATYESEEPASSSFADATKARDAYKRIRCPVLVIHGSDDAVISQTSGAGVAEATNGALVVLQGAGHAPHARDPVKVNLVMRAFAESAEPSHTPLRRWPRGNRRRKRALYISSPIGLGHAQRDVSIARELRRIRPDLEIDWLAQDPVTRVLAAEGEHIHPASRFLASESKHIESESAEHDLHAFQAIRNMDEILVNNFMVFHDIVRDEPYDLWIGDEAWELDYYLHENPEEKRAPFVWMTDFVGWIPMPDGGERERVLTADYNAEMIEQIARYPSLRDRSIFVGNFDDVVGDRFGPDLPLISEWTKTHFDFSGYITGFDPAQFVDRAQLRAELGYSADETVCIVTVGGSGVGAPLLRRVIDSYPFAKQRVPSLRMIVVAGPRIDAASLPTADGLEVKPYVHELYRHLAACDIAIVQGGLSTTMELAASRRPFLYFPLRHHFEQNFHVRHRLERYGAGRHMDYEVSTPEVIAAALAEELGKAVTSKPVESDGAARAASRIAELI; via the coding sequence ATGCGAGCACGCGAGCCGGACGCGTCGGGGTACGTCTCACGAGGCGCCGTCAGCCTCTATTACGAGATCTTTGGAACCGGGTCGCCGACGGTGCTGTTCCTCCCGACGTGGTCGCTCGTCCATTCGCGCGTATGGAAAGCGCAAATCCCTTACTTCGCTCGCCACTTCCGCGCCCTGACGTTTGACGGCCGCGGCAACGGCAAGTCGAGCAGGCCGGTCGAGCCAGCCGCGTATTCGCGTCAGGAGTTCGCCGACGACGCGATCGCCGTGATGGACGCGACGAAGACCGAAAAGGCGATCGTCGTCGGTTTTTCGATGTCGGGCGTGGACGCTGCCATGCTCGCGGCCGACCATCCGACGCGCGTCGCCGGCGTGGTGTTCATCTGCCCGGTCAGTCCCTTCGGCGAAGCGCTTCCCGAGCGCAAAGTCTCATGGAATGATGAACTCTCATCCACCGATGGCTGGGCGAAACACAATCGTCACTACTGGCTTCGGGATTACGAGGGTTGGCTGCGATTTTTTGCCGGCAAGCTCTTCACCGAACCGCACTCCACCAAACAGATCGAAGATATCGTAGGGTGGGGACGCGAGACGACACCAGAAATCCTCATCGCCACATACGAGAGTGAGGAGCCGGCATCGAGTTCCTTTGCAGACGCGACGAAGGCAAGAGACGCGTACAAGAGGATACGATGCCCGGTGCTCGTCATCCACGGCAGCGACGACGCCGTTATCTCGCAGACGAGCGGCGCGGGCGTCGCGGAGGCGACGAACGGTGCGCTCGTCGTCCTGCAGGGCGCCGGTCATGCCCCGCACGCGCGCGATCCCGTGAAGGTCAACCTCGTCATGCGGGCGTTCGCCGAATCGGCGGAGCCGTCGCACACCCCGCTGAGGCGCTGGCCGCGCGGCAACCGTCGCCGCAAACGAGCGCTGTATATCTCCTCGCCCATCGGACTCGGACACGCGCAGCGCGACGTATCGATCGCTCGTGAACTCCGTCGAATCCGGCCCGATCTTGAGATCGATTGGCTCGCGCAAGACCCGGTGACAAGGGTGCTGGCCGCCGAGGGTGAGCACATTCATCCCGCAAGCCGTTTCTTGGCCAGCGAGAGCAAACATATTGAAAGCGAATCGGCGGAACACGATCTCCACGCATTCCAGGCGATCCGCAACATGGACGAAATCCTCGTCAACAATTTCATGGTCTTTCACGACATCGTACGAGACGAGCCGTACGATTTGTGGATAGGCGACGAGGCGTGGGAGCTCGACTATTACCTGCACGAGAATCCCGAGGAAAAACGCGCGCCGTTCGTCTGGATGACGGACTTCGTCGGTTGGATTCCGATGCCGGACGGCGGCGAGCGAGAGCGGGTTCTCACCGCGGATTACAATGCCGAGATGATCGAACAGATCGCACGCTATCCGAGCCTGCGCGACCGCTCGATTTTTGTCGGCAACTTCGATGACGTGGTGGGGGATCGCTTCGGCCCGGATCTGCCGCTCATCAGCGAGTGGACGAAGACGCATTTCGATTTCTCCGGGTACATCACGGGATTCGATCCCGCACAATTCGTCGACCGCGCTCAGCTGCGCGCGGAACTCGGCTACAGCGCGGATGAGACGGTCTGCATCGTCACGGTGGGCGGTTCGGGCGTCGGCGCGCCGCTGCTGCGGCGAGTCATCGATTCGTATCCGTTCGCCAAGCAGCGCGTGCCGAGCTTGCGAATGATCGTCGTCGCGGGGCCGCGCATCGATGCCGCCTCGTTGCCAACCGCTGACGGTTTAGAAGTGAAGCCGTACGTCCACGAATTATACCGGCATCTCGCAGCGTGCGACATCGCGATCGTGCAAGGCGGTTTGTCGACAACGATGGAGCTCGCGGCCAGCCGGCGACCCTTTCTATATTTCCCGTTGCGCCATCACTTCGAGCAGAACTTTCACGTCCGGCACCGCCTCGAGCGCTACGGAGCGGGTCGTCACATGGATTACGAGGTCTCGACGCCGGAGGTCATCGCTGCGGCGCTGGCAGAGGAACTTGGCAAGGCCGTCACTTCGAAACCGGTTGAATCAGATGGCGCCGCGCGCGCGGCCTCTCGCATCGCCGAATTGATCTAG
- a CDS encoding peptidylprolyl isomerase, with protein sequence MRRSAGHAFIFVVCLASCALLGAAPTPSPISVPATDQTPRATTRPKPIPTPKLTPPPATAGANTPDGIIGPLERNRKTNPSALARYVASQDPALAARAVLALGRLRNPAAIPMVVAVLADPARPSVVRQMAAFSLGLLGTRQSTTPLINATRDADPAVAALACDALGRFAGDAAVGPLTIALASRDAVVRRRAAIGMGEAGLPATTPALSNAARSNASHALGATFNRESDPEVRWRLAWAIARGYYGSSAPVMRRMLGDREELVRRFGVYGLGKLKDRANVTAVRLLARDPSWRVRVEVRNALKALRDPTVVNVTPPPVPASDNFLPKPVATGAPIGDHPQIAFVTTKGTFVVELFPDQAPYQVDNYVSLVDRGFYNHTKFFRVIADFVIQGGDPTNTGNGDAGYTIPAELNPLEQLTGVIALGLNYDSKTNTPLLDSGGSQYYLTQSPQLHLDAAFSTFGRVVKGLAVVDAIREHDPNVQDNLSDIAVSVYRCEPVTLQTDDVERRLRNDEIGYNPQ encoded by the coding sequence ATGCGACGCTCTGCAGGACACGCGTTCATTTTCGTTGTCTGTCTCGCGTCTTGTGCGCTCCTCGGCGCAGCTCCGACGCCCTCGCCAATTTCGGTTCCGGCGACTGACCAAACACCGCGCGCCACGACGCGGCCGAAACCCATACCGACGCCGAAGCTCACACCGCCGCCGGCAACCGCCGGCGCGAACACGCCGGATGGTATCATCGGCCCGCTCGAGCGCAACCGGAAGACAAACCCGTCGGCGCTTGCTCGCTACGTCGCATCCCAGGATCCGGCGCTCGCGGCACGCGCGGTGCTGGCGCTCGGCCGGCTGCGCAACCCGGCGGCGATACCGATGGTCGTTGCCGTCCTCGCCGATCCGGCGCGGCCTTCTGTGGTCCGCCAAATGGCAGCCTTTTCTCTCGGATTGCTGGGCACGCGTCAGTCGACAACGCCGCTGATCAACGCGACGCGCGATGCAGATCCCGCCGTTGCGGCTCTTGCATGCGACGCGCTCGGGCGCTTCGCGGGCGACGCCGCGGTCGGACCGCTGACGATCGCCCTCGCTTCGCGCGATGCCGTTGTGCGCCGGCGCGCTGCGATCGGCATGGGAGAAGCGGGGTTGCCCGCGACCACGCCTGCGTTGAGCAACGCCGCGCGCTCGAATGCGTCGCATGCCCTAGGCGCCACGTTCAATCGAGAGTCTGATCCGGAAGTCCGCTGGCGTCTCGCCTGGGCCATCGCCCGCGGCTACTATGGCTCGTCAGCGCCGGTGATGCGCCGTATGCTCGGCGATCGCGAAGAGCTCGTGCGCCGCTTCGGCGTGTACGGTCTCGGAAAACTCAAAGATCGCGCGAACGTGACGGCCGTGCGGCTCCTCGCTCGCGATCCTTCGTGGCGGGTGCGCGTCGAAGTGCGCAACGCGCTCAAAGCGCTGCGCGATCCGACGGTCGTCAACGTCACGCCGCCACCGGTGCCTGCCTCGGACAATTTCTTGCCGAAGCCTGTCGCGACCGGCGCGCCGATCGGCGATCATCCGCAAATCGCATTCGTGACCACGAAGGGCACGTTTGTCGTGGAGCTGTTCCCGGACCAGGCGCCTTATCAGGTCGACAATTACGTCTCGCTCGTGGATCGCGGTTTCTACAATCACACGAAGTTCTTCAGAGTCATCGCAGATTTTGTTATCCAGGGCGGCGATCCGACGAATACGGGCAACGGTGACGCAGGTTACACTATCCCGGCCGAGCTGAACCCGCTCGAGCAACTAACGGGTGTCATCGCTTTAGGGTTGAACTACGATTCGAAGACGAACACGCCGTTGCTCGATTCGGGTGGAAGCCAGTACTACCTCACGCAATCGCCGCAACTGCACTTGGACGCTGCGTTTTCCACGTTCGGCAGAGTGGTCAAAGGGCTTGCGGTGGTAGATGCGATTCGCGAACACGATCCGAACGTGCAGGACAATCTTTCCGATATCGCAGTGTCGGTCTATCGTTGCGAGCCGGTCACGCTGCAGACCGACGACGTCGAGCGCCGGCTGCGCAACGATGAGATCGGATACAACCCGCAGTGA
- the modA gene encoding molybdate ABC transporter substrate-binding protein, with protein sequence MTVFAAASLHAVMPALGQAYTTAHPGVTLRYDFDGSQVLAAQLKQGASADVFVSADSKTMDTARTDGTVEPAVVIARNVLVVVTPPSSPVHALTDLASPNVKVALCVDTAPCGRYARAALKALHITPNVATEEINVEGVVEKVVLNEVDAGIVYQTDAVGAKPGTLNTIAIPAEDQTAVNYPAAVVTTSASQADAASFVTFLTSPQAQAILKTSGFVPIH encoded by the coding sequence TTGACAGTTTTCGCAGCCGCATCGCTCCACGCCGTGATGCCCGCGTTGGGACAGGCGTATACGACGGCTCATCCCGGTGTCACGCTGCGCTACGATTTCGACGGCAGCCAAGTGCTGGCCGCGCAGTTGAAACAAGGGGCGAGCGCAGACGTCTTCGTCAGCGCAGACTCGAAGACCATGGATACTGCGCGAACGGACGGCACGGTCGAACCTGCGGTCGTGATCGCCCGTAACGTGCTCGTGGTGGTCACGCCGCCGTCATCACCGGTCCACGCCTTGACGGACCTCGCGTCACCGAACGTGAAGGTGGCGCTCTGTGTGGATACGGCTCCATGCGGACGCTACGCACGGGCGGCGCTGAAGGCTTTGCACATCACGCCGAATGTCGCGACAGAGGAGATCAACGTCGAGGGTGTCGTGGAAAAAGTCGTGCTCAACGAGGTGGATGCGGGCATCGTCTATCAGACCGACGCCGTCGGCGCGAAACCAGGGACGTTGAATACTATCGCCATACCGGCCGAGGATCAGACGGCCGTGAATTACCCGGCGGCGGTCGTCACCACGAGCGCCTCGCAGGCCGACGCGGCTTCGTTCGTGACATTCCTAACCTCGCCGCAAGCGCAAGCGATTCTCAAGACCAGCGGATTTGTCCCCATCCACTGA
- a CDS encoding TetR/AcrR family transcriptional regulator, translating to MANRRQHIIEAAGDIVYRKGFAGTTVDDMLRAAGVGKGNFYHYFRSKDDLGIAIIDEIAKGLNGPAMDEIFSVAKAPLTRLTDYIEYVKRRRHADNCGEPLANLAAELGHVERFGDRVRRAYVVLLDRLESCVAEYALERGAAVDARMIARSMSMQIDGACLLFKVDRDNASFDAAMDAIVPSVETAVRAGAPQQPSPSPRTTAQR from the coding sequence GTGGCCAATCGCAGGCAACACATCATCGAGGCAGCGGGCGATATCGTCTATCGCAAGGGATTCGCCGGCACGACCGTTGACGATATGCTGCGCGCCGCCGGCGTGGGCAAAGGTAATTTCTACCACTACTTCCGCAGCAAAGACGACCTTGGGATCGCGATCATCGACGAGATCGCGAAGGGTCTCAACGGACCGGCGATGGACGAGATATTCTCGGTCGCAAAAGCGCCGCTGACTCGCTTGACCGACTACATCGAATACGTCAAGCGCCGGCGCCACGCCGATAATTGCGGCGAACCGCTTGCGAATCTCGCCGCCGAGCTCGGCCACGTCGAACGATTCGGCGATCGCGTACGCCGCGCGTACGTGGTGCTGTTAGACCGGCTCGAGAGCTGCGTGGCCGAATATGCTTTGGAGCGCGGCGCGGCGGTCGACGCCCGCATGATCGCGCGCTCGATGTCGATGCAGATCGACGGCGCGTGCTTGCTTTTCAAAGTCGATCGCGATAACGCATCGTTCGATGCGGCGATGGACGCTATCGTGCCGTCTGTTGAGACCGCCGTTCGCGCCGGCGCGCCGCAACAGCCCAGCCCGTCTCCTCGAACGACAGCTCAACGCTAG
- a CDS encoding ABC transporter ATP-binding protein, which produces MSLSVSVHGSTPFAFAAEFDVERGSTLALVGESGAGKTTILRCIAGLHKPERGRITCDGTTWSDSERRAFEPPHRRSVAVTFPNGALFGRMTAIENAAFGLRASGWRAREAMSRALEALEVTGAAHLAARRADSLSSGETQRVALARAIALRPAALLLDEPLSSVDVRARPALRSALIAAIKDSASATVLVTHDPADAMLLSERLAVVEAGIVVQRGTSAELRRAPATAYVAAFAGVNLFSGVARAESDGTSTVRLAGQSDEEGLVVMGAWSGPVAVVVEPDAVTVSREQTSTSARNRFTGPVESMIPDGGVVRVAIASDPPIIARITARSATALALEPGALVHATFKAGEARVS; this is translated from the coding sequence ATGAGCCTTTCCGTGTCTGTCCATGGAAGCACGCCGTTTGCTTTTGCTGCTGAGTTCGACGTCGAACGCGGCAGCACGCTCGCGCTTGTCGGCGAGAGCGGGGCGGGCAAGACGACGATCCTGCGCTGCATCGCGGGGCTGCACAAGCCCGAACGCGGCCGCATCACGTGCGACGGAACGACATGGTCAGACTCCGAGCGACGAGCGTTCGAGCCGCCGCACCGCCGAAGTGTCGCCGTGACGTTTCCCAACGGCGCGCTCTTCGGGAGGATGACGGCAATCGAAAATGCGGCGTTCGGCCTGCGCGCATCAGGTTGGAGAGCGCGCGAGGCCATGTCGCGCGCGCTCGAAGCGCTCGAGGTGACCGGTGCGGCGCATCTCGCGGCGCGGCGCGCGGATTCGCTCTCGAGCGGCGAGACGCAGCGCGTGGCGCTTGCGCGCGCGATCGCGCTCCGCCCGGCCGCCCTGCTGCTCGACGAGCCGCTTTCGTCCGTGGATGTGCGCGCCCGTCCAGCGCTTCGCTCGGCCTTGATCGCCGCCATCAAAGACTCCGCGTCGGCTACGGTGCTCGTGACGCACGATCCGGCGGATGCGATGCTCCTCTCCGAGCGGCTCGCGGTGGTGGAAGCCGGGATCGTCGTTCAGCGCGGCACCAGCGCTGAACTACGCCGAGCACCCGCGACGGCATACGTCGCTGCGTTTGCCGGCGTGAACCTGTTCTCTGGAGTCGCTCGGGCCGAAAGCGACGGCACAAGCACGGTCCGACTAGCCGGCCAGTCAGATGAAGAAGGGCTCGTCGTCATGGGCGCGTGGTCGGGCCCCGTTGCGGTCGTGGTGGAACCCGACGCAGTGACCGTCTCGAGAGAGCAGACGTCGACGTCTGCACGCAATCGGTTTACCGGCCCTGTCGAGAGCATGATCCCGGATGGTGGCGTCGTCCGCGTCGCGATCGCGTCAGATCCGCCCATTATCGCGCGGATCACCGCTCGCTCGGCGACCGCGCTTGCGCTCGAGCCGGGAGCGCTCGTGCATGCTACGTTCAAGGCCGGCGAGGCACGCGTTTCTTAG
- the rpoD gene encoding RNA polymerase sigma factor RpoD, which produces MTPITDAPSAQNGAGAPASTTRDAAVKALMERGKAKGSLTYEEIAAISAAFDEDEPDKGNELVEDVMAQGIEITDMPDAVTTDKEGAEEPEEVDLTAISSSMSLDDPVRMYLKEIGRVPLLGMSQEQELAKAIEGMTDELERARSRGVNPDMRTVDAGDAAKRDLTEANLRLVVSIAKKYVGRGMQFLDLIQEGNLGLIRAVEKFDYKKGYKFSTYATWWIRQAITRALADQARTIRIPVHMVETINRLVKISRQLLQELGRDPSVEEIAREMNLTSDKVREVLKIAQEPISLETPIGEEEDSHLGDFIEDPEAVAPADAASMTLLRQKTGDVLKNLTDRERKVLTLRFGLEDGHQRTLEEVGQEFGVTRERIRQIEAKALRKLRHPSRGKALKDYWQAE; this is translated from the coding sequence GTGACACCGATTACCGACGCACCGTCGGCACAAAACGGCGCAGGCGCTCCCGCATCCACAACTCGCGACGCCGCCGTGAAAGCGCTGATGGAGCGCGGCAAAGCCAAGGGCTCACTCACGTACGAAGAGATCGCCGCGATTTCGGCGGCATTCGACGAAGACGAACCCGATAAAGGCAACGAGCTCGTCGAAGACGTGATGGCGCAAGGCATCGAGATCACGGACATGCCCGATGCCGTCACCACCGATAAAGAGGGCGCCGAAGAGCCCGAAGAAGTCGACCTTACCGCGATTTCGTCGAGCATGTCGCTCGACGACCCGGTGCGCATGTACCTCAAGGAGATCGGCCGCGTGCCGCTCCTCGGCATGTCGCAGGAACAAGAGCTCGCCAAAGCCATCGAGGGCATGACGGACGAACTCGAACGCGCGCGATCGAGAGGCGTCAACCCCGACATGCGCACGGTCGACGCCGGCGATGCGGCGAAGCGCGATTTGACCGAGGCGAACTTGCGCCTGGTCGTGAGCATCGCGAAGAAATATGTCGGGCGGGGCATGCAGTTCTTGGACCTCATCCAAGAAGGCAATCTCGGCCTGATCCGCGCGGTCGAAAAGTTCGACTATAAGAAGGGCTACAAGTTCTCCACCTACGCCACGTGGTGGATTCGCCAGGCGATCACCAGAGCGCTCGCCGATCAAGCGCGCACGATCCGCATTCCGGTGCACATGGTCGAGACCATCAACCGATTGGTGAAGATCTCGCGCCAGCTGCTTCAAGAACTCGGTCGCGACCCGTCGGTCGAAGAGATCGCGCGCGAGATGAATCTCACGTCCGACAAAGTGCGCGAAGTGCTCAAGATCGCGCAAGAGCCGATCTCGCTCGAGACGCCGATCGGTGAAGAAGAGGACAGTCATCTCGGAGACTTCATCGAAGATCCCGAGGCCGTCGCACCGGCCGACGCTGCGTCCATGACGCTGTTGCGTCAGAAGACCGGCGATGTGCTCAAGAATCTCACCGATCGCGAGCGTAAAGTTCTCACGCTGCGGTTCGGTTTAGAAGACGGACATCAGCGCACGCTCGAGGAGGTCGGCCAGGAATTCGGGGTCACGCGCGAGCGCATTCGTCAGATCGAGGCGAAGGCGCTGCGGAAATTACGGCACCCGAGCCGCGGGAAAGCGCTCAAGGATTACTGGCAGGCGGAATAA
- the modB gene encoding molybdate ABC transporter permease subunit has product MSPSTEDIRKGALIRDRLLAVAAVIFAAAFGGFIALPLAALLIHVPVSAVGSMMQRSIVVDALRLSFETTLASAVLIVLGGTPLAALLARTFKGRDALASLATLPLVLPPVVAGLGLLLAFGRSGLLGRFLDLFGMHVPFSIAAVVLAQTFVAAPLYVIAARSAFERTDRDQLDAAATLRASPAYAFWRITLPAALPALCAGLAMAAARGLGEFGATITFAGNLPGVTQTMPLAAYVAAQSDMDAAVTISVVLACVAYGALLGSGALANLGRRTR; this is encoded by the coding sequence TTGTCCCCATCCACTGAAGACATCCGCAAGGGCGCGCTGATCCGCGACCGCCTGCTGGCGGTCGCCGCTGTCATCTTCGCGGCTGCCTTTGGCGGCTTCATCGCCTTGCCGCTGGCCGCGCTCCTCATCCACGTGCCGGTCAGCGCCGTCGGCTCCATGATGCAGCGCTCGATCGTGGTCGACGCCTTGCGCCTCTCGTTTGAGACAACACTGGCATCGGCCGTCTTGATCGTGCTCGGCGGCACGCCGCTCGCCGCGCTGCTCGCGCGCACGTTCAAAGGAAGAGATGCGCTCGCTTCGCTGGCGACGCTGCCGCTCGTCTTGCCGCCCGTCGTGGCCGGACTCGGATTGCTCCTCGCCTTCGGCCGCAGCGGACTGCTCGGACGCTTCCTGGATCTCTTCGGCATGCACGTGCCGTTCAGCATCGCCGCGGTCGTGCTCGCGCAGACGTTCGTCGCCGCGCCGCTCTACGTCATCGCGGCACGATCCGCGTTCGAACGAACGGATCGCGATCAGCTCGACGCTGCGGCGACGCTGCGGGCATCGCCGGCATACGCTTTTTGGCGCATCACATTGCCCGCGGCTCTACCTGCGCTGTGCGCCGGCCTAGCGATGGCGGCGGCGCGCGGACTTGGCGAGTTCGGCGCAACCATCACCTTTGCGGGCAACTTGCCCGGCGTGACGCAGACGATGCCGCTCGCGGCTTACGTCGCCGCGCAATCCGACATGGACGCGGCGGTGACGATCTCTGTGGTGCTCGCCTGCGTCGCATATGGCGCGCTGCTCGGTTCGGGCGCGCTCGCCAACCTCGGCAGGCGGACGCGATGA